The segment TAACCTCTTTTGCTCCCAAGGTTTCTAATTCCTTAGCTGCAATTTCTTCTAATCCGCTACTAACCGTTGCAAAATACGTTTTAGTCATCCTTAGTATTGAATAAAAATTCTTGATAGATTTCCCACATTTTACCATTATGACTTAGCAACGTGAGGTGATTAATCATAAATTCAAATTGGATAGGTTTATGTTGAAATTCTGACCAAGCTTGATGAAAATTAGGTTTAGTTAAATCTCGAAAAGCCACCGTTAAATGGGGAGCAAAAGGACGACTGTTAGAAACGGGATCAACAATAGCCAAGGATGAGGCTAAATGGGACATTAATGCTTGTTGTAAGGCTAAGAGTTCCGGGGTTTTAAAGACATCAATATAGATAACGCGAGGCTTAAACGCAGCAAAACCATCCAGAATCATAGATAAAGACCCATGAGAATAGCAAAAAGCTTGTAATTGCTCTTCTAATCGAGATAAATCCTCAATAT is part of the Rippkaea orientalis PCC 8801 genome and harbors:
- a CDS encoding 2'-5' RNA ligase family protein encodes the protein MNASKQRFFIALLPPQDVQEEITQIKQYFAKIYNSKAALKSPPHVTLQPPFIWDIEDLSRLEEQLQAFCYSHGSLSMILDGFAAFKPRVIYIDVFKTPELLALQQALMSHLASSLAIVDPVSNSRPFAPHLTVAFRDLTKPNFHQAWSEFQHKPIQFEFMINHLTLLSHNGKMWEIYQEFLFNTKDD